One genomic region from Chloroherpetonaceae bacterium encodes:
- a CDS encoding DNA-3-methyladenine glycosylase yields MKWQKLPPTFYAAPTLEVAQALLGKYLVRRVGKTFMVGKIVETEGYIAAIDAACHAYRGMTERNRVMFGAAGHAYVYFAYGNHFMLNVVTEPEGEAAAVLIRALEPIEGIDAMKTFRPVEKLTDLLSGPGKLTQAMNITRSLNGMSFQSDELFVAEGEAVEPHQIGISTRIGISQAQDLPWRYFIKGNPFVSKGKPSASVPSLNAKVKH; encoded by the coding sequence ATGAAGTGGCAAAAGCTACCGCCGACATTTTATGCCGCGCCAACACTGGAAGTTGCGCAGGCGTTACTGGGAAAATACTTAGTGCGACGGGTCGGCAAAACCTTTATGGTTGGGAAAATCGTGGAGACAGAAGGCTACATTGCAGCTATTGATGCAGCGTGTCACGCTTATCGAGGCATGACAGAGCGCAACCGCGTGATGTTTGGGGCAGCAGGGCACGCATATGTGTATTTCGCATATGGAAATCACTTTATGCTCAATGTCGTCACTGAGCCAGAAGGCGAAGCGGCGGCAGTGCTCATTCGAGCGCTGGAACCTATTGAAGGCATTGACGCAATGAAAACCTTTCGCCCTGTCGAGAAACTGACAGATTTACTAAGCGGCCCCGGCAAACTCACGCAAGCGATGAATATCACGCGCTCCTTAAATGGCATGAGTTTTCAAAGTGATGAACTGTTTGTAGCCGAAGGGGAAGCCGTGGAGCCTCACCAAATTGGTATTTCCACGCGCATTGGCATCTCGCAAGCGCAAGACCTTCCATGGCGCTACTTTATCAAGGGAAATCCCTTCGTCTCAAAAGGCAAACCCTCAGCCAGCGTTCCATCTCTTAATGCGAAAGTGAAGCACTAG
- a CDS encoding Fe-S cluster assembly protein HesB: MNHFTVATLPLSTALNLHETFFCGQAFRWHALALSTNTAYYAALDGTLVLLYAQSSTLTVYASAPVLQHRPLAEFMHHYLGLTDRLEEVFSPLFRQKYPHLVQGAAPYFGLRLLRQPAFETLISFMCAQGIGIALIRRQVAALARTFGSPLSLSISLSPSGQLTPHFSFAITEYTFPTPECLAEASLSQLQRCTNFHRARAERIRRIARAVADGSLNLAALTAPHATFEHARETLLQYDGIGEKIADCICLFGLGHHEAFPIDTHVRQYLAEWFGLKAPTTSLTPRAYRELAQAARDILGTKYAGLAGQWLFHHWRRDIRKMRDY, encoded by the coding sequence ATGAATCACTTCACTGTTGCGACTTTGCCACTGTCTACGGCACTTAATTTACACGAGACTTTCTTTTGCGGTCAAGCCTTTCGTTGGCATGCGCTGGCGCTTAGTACCAACACTGCCTACTACGCCGCCTTAGATGGCACACTAGTTTTGCTTTACGCACAATCCTCTACGCTCACGGTCTATGCTTCTGCGCCCGTGCTTCAACACCGACCGCTGGCGGAGTTTATGCATCACTACTTAGGGCTGACCGACCGCTTGGAGGAAGTGTTCAGCCCACTCTTCCGCCAAAAGTATCCGCACCTTGTTCAAGGCGCTGCACCCTACTTCGGTCTTAGGCTTTTGCGCCAACCTGCCTTTGAGACCCTCATTTCATTTATGTGCGCACAAGGCATTGGCATTGCTCTAATTCGCCGTCAGGTCGCTGCACTGGCTCGCACCTTCGGCTCTCCGCTGTCGCTGTCTATTTCACTTTCTCCTTCAGGTCAGCTTACCCCTCATTTTTCTTTTGCAATAACAGAATACACTTTTCCAACACCTGAGTGCCTTGCTGAGGCGTCTTTGTCCCAACTGCAGCGTTGCACCAACTTCCATCGTGCCCGTGCCGAACGTATCCGACGCATTGCGCGTGCCGTTGCCGATGGCTCGCTGAATCTGGCCGCGCTTACTGCTCCGCACGCCACATTTGAACATGCCCGCGAAACCTTGCTTCAATACGACGGCATTGGTGAAAAAATTGCTGATTGCATCTGCCTATTCGGTCTTGGACACCATGAAGCCTTTCCAATTGATACGCACGTGCGTCAATACCTTGCTGAGTGGTTTGGTCTGAAAGCTCCTACCACCAGCCTTACCCCACGTGCCTACCGCGAGCTTGCCCAAGCCGCCCGCGACATTCTTGGCACGAAATATGCCGGTCTTGCTGGTCAGTGGCTTTTTCACCACTGGCGACGCGACATTAGAAAAATGCGCGATTACTAA
- a CDS encoding PAS domain S-box protein: protein MDEDFHSALRALCKDDAAFETAKQLFESELQKRCPPASEFERTLDALQNHIFRVRKNDAGEYLLTMSKGKIAQTFNLDFPPNSAVPFSKIFPPSFLQHITPYYERAFAGEALEFETFIAERWFKTRLVPFESDAQGKVTEIIGISDDITSEKLTRLELQRTSTLLGEVWQHALEAFVISDENGVVIDANPAYSALYGVPREDLIGKDFAVVFHPDHQELARKAYRAFFDAGKSAFGMHTTVRRLDGEQRIMESSASFIEPEPGKRFLLNIIRDITDSVQTKEALAESQAYFSTLFNESPDAILIADAETLLITDCNPRALELFEVESKTDLVGTNGERFQVRPFTTDEKIEIWNRLNLGRTWSGELEFISAKGRRFWGNLSIKELFFDERHVLVLRLADVSHIKEAERAIQQSEEKLQWLLNALPIGIALRQDSKLTFANRAFCEMRGLPHDIRYLQYAQAHRTQPEFQLVHPDDEQAFLAQIDAHRKRLDAGEIVSFEHRLRKQHEDRYTWYQGFFFKGTAPDGITTFVEVNIPIEDRKQAELALAESEQRFRFIFDYAPVGIAFAAEGCILTTNRAFSQLVGYTVEELQNMDWRTFTHPDDLPKELALIEELMRGERKTYELEKRYIRKDGKIIWVKLTDSLFQDAKGDFYGIATVADITAQKEAEQALRDNLSLLQSLYNTVP, encoded by the coding sequence ATGGACGAGGATTTTCATTCCGCTTTGCGCGCGCTCTGCAAAGACGACGCCGCTTTTGAGACCGCCAAACAACTCTTTGAAAGCGAACTTCAAAAGCGTTGCCCACCCGCCAGTGAATTTGAGCGCACTTTGGACGCGCTGCAAAACCACATTTTCCGCGTGCGCAAGAACGACGCAGGAGAGTATCTTCTCACGATGAGCAAAGGCAAAATCGCCCAAACGTTCAATTTAGATTTTCCGCCCAACTCCGCTGTGCCATTTTCTAAAATTTTTCCTCCGTCCTTCCTTCAGCATATTACGCCTTACTACGAGCGTGCGTTTGCGGGCGAAGCACTGGAGTTTGAAACCTTCATCGCAGAACGCTGGTTCAAGACGCGCCTTGTGCCTTTTGAGAGCGATGCACAGGGCAAGGTTACAGAAATCATTGGCATCTCGGACGACATCACCTCAGAGAAACTGACGCGCTTGGAGCTGCAACGCACCTCGACTCTGCTGGGCGAAGTCTGGCAGCACGCTCTGGAAGCCTTTGTCATTAGCGACGAAAACGGCGTTGTCATTGACGCCAATCCTGCTTACTCTGCCCTCTATGGCGTGCCCAGAGAAGACCTCATCGGTAAGGACTTCGCAGTGGTCTTTCACCCAGACCATCAGGAACTTGCGCGCAAAGCCTATCGCGCCTTTTTTGACGCGGGCAAAAGCGCCTTTGGTATGCACACCACGGTTCGCCGACTTGACGGTGAGCAGCGCATTATGGAATCCAGTGCATCGTTTATTGAGCCAGAGCCGGGCAAACGGTTTCTGCTGAACATTATCCGCGACATCACAGACAGCGTGCAAACCAAAGAAGCATTAGCGGAATCTCAAGCGTATTTCTCCACTCTCTTCAACGAATCGCCTGACGCAATTCTTATTGCTGATGCGGAGACACTACTCATCACCGATTGCAATCCACGCGCTCTCGAGCTCTTTGAAGTAGAAAGCAAAACCGACCTTGTAGGCACAAACGGCGAGCGTTTTCAAGTCAGACCCTTTACCACCGATGAAAAAATTGAGATTTGGAACCGCCTCAACTTGGGTCGTACGTGGTCAGGCGAATTGGAATTTATCTCTGCCAAAGGTCGGCGCTTTTGGGGCAATCTCTCCATCAAAGAGCTTTTCTTCGACGAGCGGCACGTCTTGGTGCTGCGTCTTGCTGATGTTTCGCACATCAAAGAAGCCGAGCGCGCCATTCAACAAAGCGAAGAAAAACTGCAATGGCTGCTTAACGCCTTGCCAATCGGGATTGCGCTCCGTCAAGACTCAAAGCTCACCTTTGCTAATCGAGCGTTCTGTGAAATGCGTGGCTTGCCACACGACATTAGGTATCTTCAATATGCGCAAGCCCATCGCACGCAGCCCGAATTTCAGCTCGTTCACCCCGACGATGAACAAGCCTTTCTTGCTCAAATTGATGCGCATCGCAAACGCTTAGACGCGGGAGAAATTGTCTCATTCGAGCATCGCCTTCGCAAGCAACATGAAGACCGCTACACTTGGTATCAAGGCTTTTTCTTCAAAGGCACGGCGCCTGACGGCATTACCACATTTGTAGAAGTGAACATTCCGATTGAAGACCGCAAGCAAGCGGAACTTGCTCTGGCGGAAAGCGAGCAGCGTTTCCGCTTCATTTTTGACTACGCGCCGGTTGGCATTGCGTTTGCCGCAGAAGGCTGCATTCTTACCACGAATCGAGCGTTTTCGCAGCTGGTGGGCTACACGGTCGAGGAACTGCAAAACATGGATTGGCGAACCTTCACGCACCCTGACGACTTGCCCAAAGAACTTGCGCTGATTGAGGAACTTATGCGCGGCGAGCGCAAGACCTACGAACTCGAAAAACGCTATATCCGCAAAGACGGGAAAATCATCTGGGTGAAACTTACTGACTCGCTCTTTCAAGACGCAAAGGGGGATTTCTACGGCATCGCCACCGTCGCGGACATCACGGCGCAAAAAGAAGCCGAACAAGCCTTGCGCGACAATCTTTCGCTTCTGCAATCGCTTTACAACACTGTGCCG
- a CDS encoding PAS domain-containing protein, producing EKEAEAALQEAYGFLQSIFYGLDFDIFVVDVLPDGEFRIAGLNPAHERSTGIPNSQLIGKTLSELNDILPPEAIATIRRRYQKCIEAGTTQTFESRVLLTGKENAADWIVRITPLKDAAGKVYRLIGTALDISERKRAEKALREMQAMLADTEEIARIGSWQYDVTTGKSAWSAEVFRIYERNFSAGAPSLEEFFQYLPPEEAERLIPIFERALREGVGYECVMRIRTESGKEKWVKVIGKPLKDHQGKVIKVYGSVMDITAQKEAELEKEKYYAQLLHAQKMESLGVLASGVAHEFNNILQSILGYATMLRKRFPEGTPEREKVTRIEASVHRAAAIVKKMLGFARQSKTDVKPVQLRDCIFDVLQILEPTLDRRIKVSIDAAGDVPMIEGDKGQLEQVLLNLAVNARDAIQPLLGSARSQGEIVFQLRYETIPPHLQAAYGLRSQEMFVHLAVQDNGTGIPEEIRTKIFDPFFTTKETGKGTGLGLSMVYGIVQTHHGSILLESEVGKGTTFHLFFPPMRPVPHAGSQSPLTTHSTPSVGAGTVLLIEDETDIRELVLDALREQGYVVYTASNGLEGVALFEAGKGAFDAVVLDLNMPEMNGLDVLRRIRQLRSPAAVILTTGYLEPAYSEELEGAGLFRILPKPYALSDLLSAVAEAIAHGRTR from the coding sequence AAGAAAAGGAAGCTGAAGCGGCTCTGCAAGAAGCTTATGGCTTTTTGCAAAGCATCTTTTATGGTCTGGACTTTGACATTTTCGTTGTTGATGTGCTTCCTGACGGTGAGTTTCGCATTGCGGGCTTAAATCCAGCGCACGAGCGAAGCACGGGCATACCTAATAGCCAGCTAATTGGTAAAACCCTGAGCGAACTGAACGACATTTTGCCACCAGAAGCGATTGCAACGATACGTCGACGCTACCAGAAATGTATTGAAGCTGGCACGACACAGACATTTGAATCGCGCGTCCTCTTAACTGGCAAAGAAAACGCTGCCGATTGGATTGTGCGGATTACGCCGCTGAAAGATGCGGCAGGCAAAGTTTATCGGCTCATTGGCACAGCACTCGACATCTCTGAGCGCAAGCGTGCTGAGAAGGCGCTGCGCGAAATGCAAGCGATGCTCGCCGACACAGAGGAAATTGCGCGCATCGGTAGCTGGCAGTATGATGTAACGACGGGCAAAAGCGCTTGGTCGGCAGAAGTGTTTCGCATCTATGAACGCAATTTTTCTGCTGGCGCGCCGTCGCTAGAAGAATTCTTTCAGTATCTGCCGCCAGAAGAAGCCGAGCGACTTATCCCTATTTTTGAACGCGCTCTGCGGGAAGGGGTTGGCTATGAATGCGTGATGCGTATTCGCACGGAGAGCGGCAAGGAAAAATGGGTGAAAGTCATTGGCAAACCGCTCAAAGACCATCAAGGCAAAGTTATCAAGGTCTATGGCTCGGTGATGGACATTACGGCGCAAAAAGAGGCTGAATTGGAAAAGGAAAAGTATTACGCACAGCTTTTGCATGCGCAGAAGATGGAATCGCTGGGTGTTTTAGCAAGTGGTGTGGCGCATGAGTTCAACAATATTCTGCAAAGCATTTTGGGCTATGCCACGATGCTGCGTAAGCGCTTCCCAGAAGGCACACCTGAGCGCGAAAAAGTCACGCGCATTGAAGCCAGCGTACACCGCGCTGCCGCAATCGTGAAAAAAATGCTCGGCTTTGCACGTCAGAGCAAAACCGATGTCAAACCTGTCCAACTTCGTGACTGTATTTTCGATGTGCTACAAATTCTTGAACCCACGCTGGATAGGCGCATTAAAGTTTCCATTGATGCCGCAGGCGATGTTCCGATGATTGAAGGCGACAAAGGTCAGTTGGAGCAAGTCTTGCTGAATCTTGCGGTCAATGCTCGCGATGCCATTCAGCCACTTTTAGGCAGCGCTCGCTCCCAAGGCGAGATAGTTTTTCAGTTGCGTTACGAGACAATCCCCCCTCACCTGCAAGCCGCATATGGGCTACGGAGCCAAGAGATGTTTGTGCACCTTGCCGTGCAAGACAACGGCACGGGCATTCCTGAGGAAATTCGCACCAAAATTTTCGACCCTTTCTTTACGACCAAAGAGACAGGCAAAGGCACGGGGCTTGGGCTTTCAATGGTCTATGGCATTGTTCAGACGCATCACGGCTCTATTCTCTTGGAAAGCGAGGTGGGCAAAGGCACCACATTCCATCTTTTCTTCCCGCCTATGCGACCAGTTCCCCATGCTGGAAGTCAATCCCCCCTTACGACGCATTCTACTCCCAGTGTCGGTGCTGGCACCGTGCTTCTGATTGAAGATGAAACGGATATTCGCGAGCTGGTCTTAGATGCGTTGCGCGAGCAAGGTTATGTAGTCTATACAGCCTCAAATGGTTTGGAGGGCGTAGCACTCTTTGAAGCAGGCAAAGGCGCCTTTGACGCTGTAGTGCTTGATTTGAATATGCCTGAGATGAATGGCTTAGATGTGCTCCGGCGCATTAGGCAGCTTCGCTCTCCTGCAGCCGTCATTTTGACCACGGGATACTTAGAGCCGGCGTATTCAGAGGAACTTGAGGGCGCAGGTCTTTTCCGCATTTTGCCAAAGCCTTACGCCCTTTCAGATTTGCTTAGTGCTGTTGCTGAAGCCATTGCACACGGGCGCACGCGCTAA
- a CDS encoding aminotransferase class III-fold pyridoxal phosphate-dependent enzyme, producing MPNKVAFNETYPTIAESQKLYARAAGLIPAYTQTLAKGPGQYVRGVAPIYLQRGKGAHVWDVDGNEYIDYQMAIGPLSLGYCYEKVDSAIKAQLADGITFSLVHPLEVEVAELIREVVPNVEMVRYSKTGCDVTSAAVRLARAYTGREKILCCGYHGWHDWYIAVTDRNKGIPQATQDLTFTFNYNDIQSVLDAIDHETACVILEPMVFEFPKDGFLQKLRKVCDDYGAVLIFDEMWTGFRFALGGAQELFGVQADLMCFSKAIANGMPISVLCGRKELMQLCDKDIFFFTTFGGEALSLAAAKATILELREKNVPAYLAAQGKKLREGYNQIAQELGMDYTACIGHDARTLVTFASKDGSNPLEMKSLVQQEMIKRGILWGGFHNMSFSHTDEDIAYTLAAYREVLPILKKAMDEKNVRAYLKGEPVEPVFRKTSNFNTKPKAKVSA from the coding sequence ATGCCAAACAAAGTCGCATTCAACGAAACCTATCCGACGATTGCAGAATCGCAAAAACTCTATGCGCGCGCCGCAGGCTTGATTCCCGCCTACACGCAAACGCTCGCCAAAGGACCGGGGCAATACGTGAGAGGCGTTGCGCCAATCTATCTCCAACGCGGCAAAGGCGCTCACGTTTGGGACGTCGATGGCAACGAATACATCGACTACCAAATGGCAATCGGTCCGCTCTCGCTCGGCTATTGCTACGAAAAAGTCGACAGTGCCATCAAAGCACAACTTGCCGATGGCATCACATTTTCGCTCGTGCATCCGCTTGAAGTCGAGGTAGCGGAGTTAATCCGAGAAGTTGTGCCAAATGTGGAAATGGTGCGTTACAGCAAAACAGGGTGCGATGTAACATCCGCCGCTGTGCGCTTAGCGCGCGCTTACACGGGACGCGAGAAAATCCTCTGCTGTGGCTATCACGGCTGGCACGACTGGTATATCGCCGTAACCGACCGTAACAAAGGCATTCCCCAAGCCACGCAAGACCTGACCTTTACTTTCAACTACAACGACATTCAATCTGTCTTGGACGCAATTGACCACGAGACGGCTTGCGTCATCTTAGAGCCAATGGTGTTCGAGTTTCCGAAAGATGGCTTTTTGCAAAAGCTCCGCAAAGTCTGCGATGACTACGGCGCCGTGCTCATCTTCGACGAAATGTGGACAGGCTTCCGCTTTGCGTTGGGCGGTGCACAAGAACTCTTTGGCGTGCAAGCCGACTTAATGTGCTTCTCCAAAGCCATCGCCAATGGAATGCCTATCAGTGTGCTGTGCGGTCGAAAAGAGCTAATGCAACTGTGCGACAAAGACATTTTCTTCTTTACGACCTTTGGCGGTGAAGCCCTCTCACTGGCAGCCGCAAAAGCTACCATTCTGGAACTGCGTGAGAAGAACGTGCCCGCTTACCTTGCTGCGCAAGGCAAAAAACTGCGCGAAGGCTACAACCAAATCGCCCAAGAACTTGGAATGGATTACACCGCTTGCATCGGACACGACGCGCGCACCCTCGTTACCTTCGCGTCAAAAGACGGCAGCAATCCGCTTGAAATGAAATCGCTTGTGCAGCAAGAAATGATTAAGCGCGGCATCTTGTGGGGCGGCTTTCACAATATGAGCTTTTCGCATACTGACGAAGATATTGCCTACACGCTGGCAGCCTACCGTGAAGTCTTGCCAATTCTCAAAAAAGCCATGGACGAGAAAAACGTGCGCGCCTATCTCAAAGGCGAACCAGTGGAGCCAGTGTTCCGCAAGACAAGCAACTTCAATACGAAGCCGAAAGCAAAAGTGTCGGCTTGA
- a CDS encoding Uma2 family endonuclease gives MATLTATKLRTKKRREPKPLYDGKKMSLADFRNWTAEDGFKYEWDNGILRAKTGMKIKERMIVARLLRRFSQTKAYQNGGELLPEAETFFEPVGKLRIPDLAYFTKEELLRSEQGEETIPKFIVEIISPTNTVDEIQTKLKDYFTSGVQMVWEIFPKHQLVRVYASLKEAKICIGDDICSAAPIIPDFQIAVNQIFNS, from the coding sequence ATGGCAACGCTGACGGCAACGAAACTGCGAACTAAAAAGCGTCGAGAACCAAAACCGCTCTACGACGGCAAGAAAATGTCACTGGCAGATTTCCGAAACTGGACAGCCGAAGATGGCTTCAAATACGAGTGGGACAACGGAATCCTTAGAGCCAAAACAGGAATGAAAATCAAAGAACGAATGATTGTGGCGCGCCTATTAAGGCGTTTTTCGCAAACAAAAGCGTATCAAAACGGCGGCGAGCTGTTGCCCGAAGCGGAGACGTTTTTTGAGCCTGTTGGCAAACTGCGCATTCCTGATTTGGCGTATTTCACGAAAGAAGAGCTCTTGCGCTCCGAACAAGGCGAAGAGACGATTCCAAAATTCATCGTTGAAATCATTTCGCCGACCAACACGGTTGATGAGATTCAAACGAAATTGAAGGATTATTTCACGAGCGGCGTTCAGATGGTCTGGGAAATTTTTCCGAAGCATCAACTCGTGCGAGTTTATGCGTCGCTCAAAGAGGCGAAAATTTGCATAGGCGACGACATCTGCTCAGCAGCGCCAATCATTCCTGATTTTCAAATTGCCGTCAATCAAATTTTTAATTCGTAA
- a CDS encoding Uma2 family endonuclease: MATLTATKLRTKKRREQKPLYDGKKMSLEKFLDFKAEDGFKYEWNNGFLEAREKMIKAAEFYLVNNLQRAFLNTSAFKQGSALLTESVCPISEGKYRVPDLAVFTKEQIERAKEGEQPVPIFVIELVSESDRMSYYDEKLDEYFSAGVQCVWLILPMRKKVSVFTSPKEVKICTDDDICSAAPAIPDFQISVNQIFGN; encoded by the coding sequence ATGGCAACGCTGACGGCAACGAAACTGCGAACTAAAAAGCGTCGAGAACAAAAGCCGCTTTACGACGGCAAGAAAATGTCGTTGGAAAAATTTTTGGATTTCAAAGCCGAAGACGGCTTCAAATATGAGTGGAACAACGGCTTTCTGGAAGCAAGAGAAAAAATGATTAAAGCGGCAGAATTCTATTTGGTTAATAATTTGCAGCGCGCGTTTCTGAATACGTCTGCTTTTAAACAGGGAAGCGCGTTGCTGACGGAGTCAGTTTGTCCGATATCTGAGGGGAAGTATCGGGTGCCTGACCTTGCGGTATTTACGAAGGAGCAAATTGAGCGCGCCAAAGAAGGTGAGCAGCCCGTGCCGATATTCGTCATTGAACTGGTTTCCGAGAGCGACCGAATGAGTTATTATGATGAGAAATTAGACGAGTATTTTTCGGCAGGAGTTCAATGCGTGTGGCTGATTTTGCCAATGCGCAAAAAAGTGAGCGTGTTCACCTCTCCAAAAGAGGTCAAGATTTGCACTGACGATGACATTTGTTCTGCCGCGCCTGCAATCCCAGATTTCCAAATTTCGGTTAATCAAATTTTTGGCAATTAA
- a CDS encoding Uma2 family endonuclease, producing the protein MMATLERTIRKRPLKPKYHGKKMSLEEFLDFKAEDGFKYEWNNGFLEAREKMIKLSEIYIVENLRAAFEQTEFKKRGGAMITETVCPISEEKYRIPDISFFTKDQITEAREGKFPVPPFIIELVSENDQLCYYENKLEEYFLSGVKVVWLIVPMKQKVYVYTGLKEVKICMGDDICSAAPAIPDFQISVNQIFGN; encoded by the coding sequence ATGATGGCAACGCTTGAACGCACCATTCGCAAACGCCCGCTGAAGCCGAAATATCACGGCAAGAAAATGTCGCTTGAAGAATTTTTGGACTTCAAAGCCGAAGACGGCTTCAAATACGAGTGGAACAACGGCTTTCTGGAAGCAAGGGAAAAAATGATTAAACTGTCCGAGATTTACATCGTTGAAAATTTGCGAGCGGCTTTCGAGCAAACTGAGTTTAAAAAACGAGGCGGTGCGATGATAACAGAAACCGTTTGTCCAATTTCAGAAGAAAAATATCGCATTCCTGATATTTCTTTTTTTACGAAAGACCAAATCACCGAAGCGCGAGAGGGCAAGTTCCCTGTGCCACCATTTATCATTGAGCTTGTTTCTGAAAACGACCAACTCTGCTACTATGAAAACAAGTTAGAGGAGTATTTTCTTTCGGGCGTGAAGGTGGTGTGGCTTATCGTGCCAATGAAGCAAAAAGTTTATGTCTATACGGGTTTGAAGGAAGTGAAAATTTGCATGGGCGATGACATTTGTTCTGCCGCGCCTGCAATCCCAGATTTCCAAATTTCGGTTAATCAAATTTTTGGCAATTAA
- a CDS encoding DNA/RNA non-specific endonuclease: protein MQKKPLWQKVWPLLLAVAILSTGCKPKEEAHTISQSVAKAQEQSHRDGAAENNLPSVEHSQAASFCEDFESGSKGSYKSGVVRLKTGEWLFEEALIGSEEKDRKSGNRAARVRGLGKLTMLFDYPDGAKSVSIRHGVYGNDEGGKWSLWLSTNSGDSWRRVGAAVQSSSPSLEVATFAVNVSGKVRFEIRTELPEKVRVNFDDFIIEPLGGSAPQTKAEPPPTSPASPATLSVEARIQKQIELGMPTGASPEYIIRRPQYVLSYNRNLNVANWVSWHVNAESYGPVPRYQGPFLTDNSLPTGMYRVTHQDYTGSGYDRGHIVRSQERTATREDNDATFYLTNILPQKPDLNQGVWNSFELYCERLAKQGKELYLVSGGIFEKDPPRLKGKVAVPKSCWKIVVVLERGQGLKDVTKNTRVIAVDMPNIDGIRDDDWRKYRVSVAELERRTGLKFFTAVPEEVRKALIEKIDTE from the coding sequence ATGCAAAAAAAGCCTCTCTGGCAAAAGGTATGGCCGCTCTTACTTGCTGTCGCCATTCTAAGCACAGGCTGCAAGCCAAAGGAAGAAGCACATACCATTTCGCAAAGTGTCGCCAAAGCACAGGAACAGAGCCATCGTGATGGAGCAGCAGAGAACAATCTGCCGAGCGTGGAGCACTCTCAAGCTGCCAGTTTCTGTGAAGACTTCGAGTCAGGCTCAAAGGGCAGTTACAAAAGCGGCGTTGTGCGGCTCAAAACAGGGGAGTGGCTCTTTGAAGAGGCCCTAATCGGTAGCGAGGAAAAAGACCGCAAGAGTGGCAATCGTGCGGCACGGGTGCGTGGACTGGGAAAGCTCACGATGCTGTTTGATTATCCAGATGGGGCGAAGAGTGTCTCCATTCGTCACGGCGTCTATGGTAACGATGAGGGAGGAAAATGGTCGCTGTGGCTTTCAACCAATAGTGGCGATTCGTGGCGACGGGTAGGAGCAGCCGTGCAATCAAGTTCGCCCAGTTTGGAGGTCGCTACATTTGCAGTGAATGTCAGTGGCAAGGTGCGCTTTGAGATTCGCACGGAGTTGCCTGAAAAAGTGCGCGTGAATTTTGACGACTTCATCATTGAGCCGCTTGGAGGCAGCGCACCCCAAACCAAAGCTGAACCGCCGCCGACCAGTCCAGCAAGTCCAGCAACGCTCAGCGTTGAGGCGCGCATTCAAAAGCAAATTGAGCTGGGCATGCCAACGGGCGCCTCACCTGAGTATATCATTCGCCGACCTCAATACGTGCTCTCCTACAACCGTAATCTGAATGTAGCAAATTGGGTGTCGTGGCATGTCAATGCGGAAAGCTATGGACCCGTCCCACGCTATCAAGGACCATTTCTCACCGATAACAGCCTGCCAACAGGAATGTATCGCGTAACACATCAGGATTACACCGGTAGCGGATACGACCGTGGGCACATTGTGCGTTCACAAGAACGCACCGCCACGCGTGAAGACAATGATGCGACCTTTTACCTTACAAACATCTTGCCACAAAAACCTGACCTAAATCAAGGTGTCTGGAATAGCTTTGAACTCTACTGTGAGCGTCTGGCAAAGCAAGGCAAGGAGCTGTATCTTGTCTCGGGCGGCATTTTTGAAAAAGACCCGCCACGCCTCAAGGGCAAAGTGGCTGTGCCCAAAAGTTGCTGGAAGATTGTGGTGGTCTTGGAGCGAGGACAGGGCCTGAAAGATGTAACCAAAAACACACGCGTGATTGCCGTAGATATGCCAAACATTGATGGCATTCGTGATGATGACTGGCGCAAGTATCGCGTGAGCGTAGCGGAATTAGAGCGGCGAACAGGGTTGAAGTTTTTTACAGCAGTGCCAGAAGAAGTGCGAAAAGCACTAATTGAGAAAATAGATACGGAGTGA